A portion of the Cryptomeria japonica chromosome 5, Sugi_1.0, whole genome shotgun sequence genome contains these proteins:
- the LOC131049781 gene encoding chaperone protein dnaJ 20, chloroplastic-like codes for MEYSASIKGLQASPRLMSKCASSGISRVRIGVRPKHSTSIRAFQSQNASFPSSSSLYDVLCVSPDVSAIDIKRAYRRMALKYHPDVCPAAEKEECSKWFLQVQEAYETLSDPLLRQDYDWRLQNRFTVGNYEGRLESSHVWEAQLMELIRRRSGNNSSSWGSRMRRRNQEGAYACF; via the coding sequence ATGGAGTACAGTGCATCAATTAAGGGTTTACAGGCGTCCCCTCGTCTTATGAGCAAGTGTGCTTCTTCTGGAATTTCACGGGTCAGAATTGGAGTGAGGCCAAAGCATTCGACAAGTATTAGGGCTTTTCAATCTCAAAATGCTTCCTTTCCTTCGTCTtcttcattgtatgatgttctctGTGTCTCTCCCGACGTCAGTGCGATTGATATAAAACGCGCATACCGTAGAATGGCTCTCAAATACCATCCTGATGTCTGCCCTGCTGCAGAGAAGGAAGAGTGTAGCAAATGGTTCCTTCAAGTTCAGGAGGCTTACGAGACTCTGTCGGATCCTCTGCTCCGCCAGGATTATGATTGGAGACTGCAGAACAGGTTCACAGTAGGCAATTACGAAGGGAGATTGGAGAGTAGTCATGTGTGGGAAGCTCAGCTGATGGAATTGATTAGGAGGAGATCGGGAAATAACTCGTCGTCATGGGGTAGCAGAATGAGAAGACGAAATCAAGAGGGGGCTTATGCTTGCTTTTGA